GTTCCGCTCCGAGATCTTCCGGGGCATCGACGTCTTCATCCGCACCGCGGGATTTGACGTGCGCAGCGAGCGGGTGGAGGTCATCTGGATCCGCCCGCGGGCGGCGGCGGTGGTGGAGTTCGCCCGGCGGACGCCGGGGGAGTACCGCTTCTGGTGCAGCGAGCGGACCGACGGCGTCCTTCACCGGGAGCTGGGGATGGAGGGCCGCTTCGTGGTCATTCCCTGACGGCGGCGGGATCC
This sequence is a window from Armatimonadota bacterium. Protein-coding genes within it:
- a CDS encoding cupredoxin domain-containing protein translates to MRGIFRWALGIGLILTAAAGRAQAPPAPRLVRILLEEYRFVPDRVTLKAGETVRLELVNTGTVTHQFRSEIFRGIDVFIRTAGFDVRSERVEVIWIRPRAAAVVEFARRTPGEYRFWCSERTDGVLHRELGMEGRFVVIP